From the Cydia amplana chromosome 8, ilCydAmpl1.1, whole genome shotgun sequence genome, the window GCCGAGACGGCGCTCAACAGCGTGGAGAAGAGAGCGAGACAGTAAATATCTTAAATTTTTAACCTCTACTCCATTTCATGGTTATAGTTGTTCagaccaatttgtcagtcagtaagaacctatactcatccctttcttttgggtattagtactagtgtaagacaaaggtagtattatgattctctctgtctatgtttgaaatgacagtcctttgacaaactttaaTTGCTGGGTATCCACCGAACGTCCAGTGGACGCTCTGTAATCCACGAGCCAGCGTCTCTTGgggatcagagggcctaccgcgaaccacgttcgacgtgttacctccctgtcacacttacgtacgaatttacaagtgcgacagagaggaaacacatcgaacgtggttcgcggtaggcccgcaGGGGTCTCCGCCGAACGATGCGACAGCGTCCCAACTGCGCGATTAAAGTCTACAGGGGATATATACTTTAATGGTATTGGTATAGTCATCTGCAATACTATGTTACAAAACGAAGGGCGCAACAATATGTGACACAGGCTTATTGCGCtagaaataagatcgtgtcagatgaTTTTGCGGcgttcgttgtgtaacatattattgcaggtgactctGACTGTACAGCAGCCGACAAAaactgattacaaatcatacaacatatatgtaatatgtatattagAGTATTTCCtccataatagggatgatgacacatgttgaattttataacaaattctagtaaaatagatagcaaacgagcaatttatcacaataatgtggatattaaaataaaatattgagaaattacaaaaatacaggacctgaaagtttcaaaatttaagttttttttaatttccaaaaacgataaaagtaagggtacatttcatgcaataaaatattgtatagcaactatatacataaacgcaatatttcaccgacaaaaacgcaattttcttgttttgtccatactacaagatggacgatgacgtcacggcccttggccgttttgtatagggcgtttcgcgagtgaagtgcgactgtcggcctttgactacaatttctgacttttgtgttactttaatgcaatgggtcccatatagacatttgatcctaaaaacaaacccgatcgattgatacctaccataaaaaaaatggtCATGAAGCCTATTATACTCGTATTCAATGCAAAACACTAGTTTCCCTCACAGTTTTATAATTGCTTAATTGAACTAAAACTTACTGCGTCAGGGGTTCAGTTTTAATTCgtctattgaaattgaaattgaaaacgtttatttcaggcatatAACCCATAGTGTTAgtacaaaatatacaatttaactacctatatctatgttagtgtacaatatgtaaaagaataaatacctaaaactacttaatactatttattttgatgaTGCGTTGGGTTCGTGCAACTGATTCCAACGCCTCATCAGTGGGCAGTCTACTCTGTCGACAAATGCGCTTAGGAGACTGTTGGTGCTGCCCTGCACTCTATGCAATAGGGATGCCGTCTATGACTCTATGTGATACTctaatacctatgtaagtatattaatttgaatataattgtttatgaatgtCGTGTCTTGTTCAGGTCGCAGAAGATCGCGGTCCCGGTCGCGGTCCCGGTCGCGCAGCCGCTCGCGGTCTCGCTCGCGCTCGCGAGACCGCCGCGAGCACCGCGAGTCGCCGCGCACGCGCCGCGTCGAGCGGAGTCGGTCGCCAACGCCACCTAGCTTCCTGTGAGTAACACACGCTTATGCCTCGCGCCTCGcctatgaataaaataaaatgttccgAGCCAATTCGGTCGACATTGACGGTGTTTTTATCGTGGGGTTTGACTAATGTCATCATTATCACATACATACACTGTCAGCTActcgctaggcgggttctctgttagtaggcgcttttcgctacatgctagtttttttatgttatcggCTAAGCTCACGGCGCGTAGCTCTCGTTGGCATTAGGTGCGACTGGTGCGAGGTAAAAACCACTGAGACAAGTGTGATTTGATAACAAGCATATTTCCTCGTGTTTACGCGTGACACGCACCTATTCACAACTCTAGGGCGAGCGGCTAATGGCACAAATTTGATAAGATCTTTATGACACATCATCACATCATGTGTGCATGCAACATAGTCTTTTGTTATCAAGTCACAGTTATCCTTTTGTTATCCTATCTCTGAACTCTGTGGTACCGAAACAGAGATTCACAGCTTTATAGTAGGTGCCCTGGTATTGGTATTTGAGTGAAACCTTGCACGTAGTTTATTCTTTGCTGAtataaatgaatatttaaaaagcgctggtggcctagcggtaagagcgtgcgacttgcaatccggaggtcgcgggttcgaaccccggctcgtaccaatgagtttttcggaacttatgtacgaaatatcatttgatatttaccagtcgcttttcggtgaaggaaaacatcgtgaggaaaccggactaatcccaatacgggcctagtttaccctccgggttggaaggtcagatggcagtcgctttcgtaaaaactagtgcccacgccaattactgggattagttgccaagcggaccccaggctcccatgagccgtggcaaaatgccgggacaacgcgaggaagatgatgatgatataaatGAATATTAGTTGTACGTTGGGCAGGGGTTCAGGTTCACCGTTGGTGGCGTCGTCGAGCGGGCTGGACGCGAGCAACAAGGGGCACCAGCTGCTGCAGAAGATGGGCTGGAGCGCGGGCGGGCTCGGCGCCGCGGGGCAGGGCATCGCGGAGCCCATCAGCGGCGGACAAGTGCGGGACAAGCAGGACCAGTACAAAGGTGCACacactacttttttttttttttttttttttttttttttttttttttttttttttttttgagaagtTCAACAGCGTTTACATcaaataattcataaaaaacATAAGAACTTATAGCATAGCCAATAACAGAACTTCCTGgaatttatacataataaaaaatcatCTGTGGGTAGACTTGTGACTTGTGCTGTACAAGAATAGtaactataaattaaattgtaaatctTTACAATACAAAGAAAGAgagaaaaatgtaataatagtaACTGTAAACTGGAAATTTTTCCAAAATATGTAGATATAGTTgcgaaaacaataaaaaaaaattgtacaataaaatacatgcagtacctacataaatgagCGAATCTATTAGATGGTATGCATTTATTGGAATTTAGTGTGttcgtgtgtgggtgtgtgtgtgtgggtgtatgtGTGTTTATTCTTATTATAGCCGATTTACATTCTCGTGCGAGCCACGAGCcaagccacgagacgcgagtgtaaacggtgggcTCATGGCTCGGCTCGCGCTCGCCTGCCTCGCGTCTGGAGCGGTTTTTTTTGGCACGAGTCGAAGGGGCTCACGATAAGCTCGCGCGAGACGCGCGCTTGGTATTTACATTCGCGTTCGGCTGTCATTCGGTTACAAACCTTATACCGTGATGTTTGTGTTTAAAATcgattagctcgacgagcttaatAGCTGTGGCCGAGACACGAGACGAGTTATGAGCCGAGCCACGAGGTGAGAGTGTAatcattagctcgacgagccgcgagccgcgaatGTAAAGCAGCTATTAGGATAACGTCCAACAACTTTAGCAACATGACATTGCCGAGATCTGGTCCCTTATacaataaaaaacctttattatcaggcaactagGGCCCATAGAATACATactttacaaactaacatacatacaaaataataaaaatcttaaaagcGAAAGTAACTGTGTGTTATCTCTTTatgcttaaactgctgaaccgagttatatgaaatttggtatggagatggtttgaggcccggggaaggacataggatagtttttattaatcatcattatcattaacCGCGTAGCGGTGTCGTCAACGAAGTTTGAAAAAAAGATTTGTGTATAAGCTTCCTTTTATGAATACtgattctttttttttcaggtgTTGGTGTTAATTTAAACGATCCGTATGAAAACTTCAGAAAGAACAAAGGTGCAGCATTTATCACAAGAATGAAAGAAAGAGCACTGGAGCGCTCGTCATGATCAGTGTAGGCTCGAGTAGATGTATATTATGTGTACAATGAAATTGTGTGGTTGggatatgatttattttatctaaatcatctttaaaataaattttatgaattttatttcGATTATTTTAGAGCCCAATTTCCTAAGGAAAACAAATTACAGATCTAGTGATAATGAACAATCCTCATAATGCCACTTCAGTCaactttttgtactgagactcCCTGAAAATAGCATAGCAGTTCGTCTATCGTAACTTATTTTGAAGCAACTCTTTCCCTTACCAACAATTTATTTACAGTATGAGTGTAGCCTTAGGACAAATTCGTTCTTCAATTTGACAGCTAAAGTAGATGGCGTTGCAGCATACGGGAGTAACTGGTTCATGTAACTTGAGCATATTGTTCGGGCAATTAACTGGCGCCCTGTGCATGTGACAAAATGAAACGACACAGTAGTTGTGTtaattatctaatacctttaagcgagcaattcttgtatatttatttatttatatatatatttctgggatctcggaaacggctctaacgatttcgatgaaatttgctatatgggggttttcgggggcgaaaaatcgatctagctaggtcttatctctgggaaaacgcgcattttcgagtttttatgttttccgagtgaagctcggtcacccagatattaatatataACTGCCATTTGGGAGCAACAACACTAAATGCCAAGGAGTCCAAGGACCCATATTCTCGTACAATAAGAGGGTTTTCTAgatattttgtatgggaactttCAAGCGTTCATAGGTGTCTGCCgtataaaaaacaaaatgaaactAGTGAATTAGTTTATTAACAAGTTTTGCAACAGACTTATATTTCAATtaaagttcaaaattatcttcatAGTTATCTTTAAACTCAGCAAGCCTATCCAAAGTCTCCTGATACTCTGAAGCTTCCAAGCCTTCCTCTCCAAACTTGTGTAGTTTTGCGAATTTTACCCTGCTCACCTCTCTGTGTAGCTTTTCAAGCATATCTGTAAGGAAGTTGCCATTATGGTACCCCACTATCACCGGACAACTTTGAATCCTGTCTACACTAACTCCATTTGTAACAAAACCATTTTTGTTTAACTTTTCTGAAAAAATATTTGGATAAGGACTTTTCAGCTCTAAGGGTTTATCACATACTGTAACATTAGTAGCGGATAGGAAGTTGTTTGCTTGGAAGTATAACTCCATCATTTCTTGGACATCCCTACACCTGTAAGCTGGTAAATTCATCTGCTCTTTAGCATTCTGTAGAGGGGCTTTTAGATAAGTTTCTGGTATACCTCTCACTGTAATAAGTTGAAACATCTTATCTGTTGCAATCTTACAACTGGGTGTTATAGGTGTGTAGATAGGTTTTGTAGTCCTATTCAAATAGTCAATAAGATACTCTGACTCGTTCATTGTAAATGGTATGCCCATAGATGCTGCGGCCATTTTTCTTCCATAGCCAGTCATATCTGCACACATATCTGACAAGGTGTAAGTATTGCTTTTGTGCCTGTATTTTTGGCTCAGTGTGTCCAGGGCGGAGGCCAGCAATGCTGATGAGTGGTAGTAATTTTTTGGATTGTAAGTAACATGTTCAAAAAGCCTAGGACTACCTGGCTTTCTCCAGCCTTTCTCTCCTGTACACAGTGGAACAAATAAACTAGAATGCTGAGATAATCCTTCGATGGAAAAAAGTATATTGACAATTCTTATTGAATCTTTTAGGTTTGAGACATCCCTTTGTTCTTGGGTCTGTGGAGAGTTGTCTGGATAATGGGAAGCTATAATAGGGTGGCAGAGTATGGGTTTGGTATAATCATCCACCATGTCTTCAATGCATGCCAAAGCAAGGCCTGAGAACCCATCAGTGCAGTCAAAGTTTATTTGGAAACCCTGAATACTATCACATTCTTCAACATATTTTCTGATATTATCACTGAAGTCTTCGCCAAATTCAGATTTCCAAACTGGTCGTCCAAGATGAAACAAATCAAATGGTGCCtggaattataaaaataattatagttagCCTACTGGAGCTAGAATTTTATAAAACTTTCCTCATCACTTTTTTTACATATTGGGAAATAGATGCTAATAGTGTAACTCATAACAAACCATGAAGCTGCTATTATGGATCTACTCAACTTTTtcttatgatataggaggcaaaaaagtacacaaatcgcctgatggtaaacaATTACTGTTGCTCATGGACATACGCAGCAACAGAGGAATTGTAAGTGGGTTGCCAGCCTTTAAGATAGGAGTACAGTAGTACACTCTTTTCTTAAAGGTTAAGAAataactttttgtaaattttatagtaaatagctaatttcaaatatataactaCCAGGTCCAAGAAAATTACAGAAAACAAAAAAGTTACCTTATCATCTCCATGGCTGTATTCTTTGACAACGTTAACAGTTCGTGGATGCAATCGTGGATACAAATAGTCAGTCCAAGTGTTCACACTCTCCTCCAATCTGTATTGTTTGGATCCGGCAACAGAGGGCCCAGCAGAATCAATGTCCTCTAAGAATTCATTCTTAGGCGCGACCGGTTCCTCAATCTTTTCAATACTTTCCCAAGTAATATCCTCAACATTTTCAAATTCATCAGGCAATCCGCCACTTGCAGGCAATGTTTTCAAAGAGCCCTTTAAATCGCATAAAAGTAACCTAGGAGTGTATGTTGTCTCTCCCGTAGCGGTTTGTCCCTCTCGATAAAGAATATCATGATTGCATTCGGTTTTGCTAGAACCGGTGTAGTCGAAACCAAGTTCTTGTATGTTCCAAAAATGAGATCCAATGTAATTTGAATAGTGCCCAAATTGTATCGTAAGTATTTCACGTTTAGACATGACGATGACACTGAATACAAGATTTTAATCTTAgtaatacatttaaattattaacacaaAGGGAACTACGATGAACCAAACAAATCCGATCCGAGGATCaacaaaatgtaagtttgacgTTTGATTTgacattcatttttttttcagggtTTTAGGATTTGGATTCTAGGACTTCACTTTGATTATTCCTGTtgattatagatggtcaaccaaatcttgtcagtaaaaaaaggcgcgattttcaaattttctatgggacgatatcccttcgcgcctacatttttcaaatttgccgcctttttctactgacaagatctgcttgaccaagtatattttaaaagtttttttttatcatagatggtaggatcctatagatgtgctatacgcgtgcgtccgtgaggaacaaaacatacgcaagcgtatgttctgtccctcatGGGCGCACGCGTATATAGCATATCTATGTGCTCCCTAGACTTTTCCGTTAGTTATCGAATTGCTCGCAGATGGCGCTGTTCCGTGTAGCGAAAATTCTAAATcgcgctattaagatttttcctggGATGATGACGCTAGACTCAAACGTTTCAATTAGTTATTCAATTGCTCGCTAGATGGTGCTGTTCCGTATAATGAAAATTCTAAATCGCGTTATCAAGATTTTTCTTGGGATAATGACCCTGGACTCACAGGATTTTTGTTTAGTTACCTGATTGCTCGCTAGATGGCTGTGATCCGTGAACCCTTCTAGCAAAATATCCTTAATCGCCTATCATTTTCCTATCAATATGTATCTAGGGATAATGACCATAGGATTCAACCTCATTACTTGCCATATGGCGTTGTTTTGTGCAGTGAAAAGCCTAAATCATGCTACAATGTTTTTTCTTGggatgatgaatatgatgataccactatttttaactaaaaaaattcttaattaaataattttcaaaattgatttcttgGGGCTAACCCCACCCTAAGTAAATCGGTATTCTGATATGTCATATCATATGTGGTATATTGTACAGAAAAAAATGAACCACATCGAACAGTGTTTCGTCTAGAACAAGCTAGGTGGAcaacattatttttttgtgtttttgggTAGTATTATGGTTAGTACCTATTgttcaattaaatataatttattaataattttaaaataccatgaaaaaaagtaaaaaaaattaaataaaatttatctttcaattaattgtatatttttttacaaataatttaataataataacacaataataaacaaaattttataGTTCCttagatatattattttttaaattatacatacatacatacatataatcacgcctatttcccggaggggtaggcagagaccacggatttccacttgctacgatcctgacatacctctttcgcttccgttactttcataatattcctcatacacgctcgccggtttagggtgctcttgacctggcctttcttcaggatttccccgatctgatcgaagaaagtccgccgaggtctgccccttccaactccctcttctacttctcccttatacactctctttgtcagccttctttcactcattctttccatgtgtccaaaccatctcaac encodes:
- the LOC134650063 gene encoding protein misato, whose product is MSKREILTIQFGHYSNYIGSHFWNIQELGFDYTGSSKTECNHDILYREGQTATGETTYTPRLLLCDLKGSLKTLPASGGLPDEFENVEDITWESIEKIEEPVAPKNEFLEDIDSAGPSVAGSKQYRLEESVNTWTDYLYPRLHPRTVNVVKEYSHGDDKAPFDLFHLGRPVWKSEFGEDFSDNIRKYVEECDSIQGFQINFDCTDGFSGLALACIEDMVDDYTKPILCHPIIASHYPDNSPQTQEQRDVSNLKDSIRIVNILFSIEGLSQHSSLFVPLCTGEKGWRKPGSPRLFEHVTYNPKNYYHSSALLASALDTLSQKYRHKSNTYTLSDMCADMTGYGRKMAAASMGIPFTMNESEYLIDYLNRTTKPIYTPITPSCKIATDKMFQLITVRGIPETYLKAPLQNAKEQMNLPAYRCRDVQEMMELYFQANNFLSATNVTVCDKPLELKSPYPNIFSEKLNKNGFVTNGVSVDRIQSCPVIVGYHNGNFLTDMLEKLHREVSRVKFAKLHKFGEEGLEASEYQETLDRLAEFKDNYEDNFEL